A single window of Actinomycetota bacterium DNA harbors:
- the rimI gene encoding ribosomal protein S18-alanine N-acetyltransferase, with amino-acid sequence MRRRHLRGVMAIERQVYPRPWSPSLFLAEMSESANRTYLVARIGRDVVGYAGMICYGDEAHVTTIAVDPEQHRRKIGTRLLYELIESAIEMGARAVSLEVRVSNWGAQRLYGRFGFRPVGVRKNYYQETGEDALVMWVDDVHTAEYEQLLDQIVADAAESE; translated from the coding sequence ATGCGCCGCCGGCACCTCCGCGGCGTGATGGCGATCGAGCGGCAGGTGTATCCGCGTCCTTGGAGCCCCAGCCTGTTCCTGGCGGAGATGTCGGAGTCGGCGAACCGTACCTACCTCGTGGCCCGGATCGGCCGCGACGTGGTGGGGTACGCCGGCATGATCTGCTACGGCGACGAGGCCCACGTCACCACCATCGCCGTCGACCCCGAGCAGCATCGCCGCAAGATCGGGACCCGCCTGCTGTACGAGCTGATCGAGTCCGCCATCGAGATGGGGGCCCGCGCCGTATCCCTGGAGGTCCGGGTGTCGAACTGGGGGGCGCAGCGGCTGTACGGCCGCTTCGGGTTCCGTCCGGTGGGCGTGCGCAAGAACTACTACCAGGAGACCGGCGAGGACGCGCTGGTGATGTGGGTGGACGACGTGCACACCGCCGAGTACGAGCAGCTCCTGGACCAGATCGTGGCCGACGCCGCGGAGAGCGAGTGA
- the tsaD gene encoding tRNA (adenosine(37)-N6)-threonylcarbamoyltransferase complex transferase subunit TsaD: MKVLGIETSCDESAAAIVEDGSGVLANLVASQVDMHRRFGGVVPELASRAHVEVLSPLIDEALSRAGMRFSQLDGVAVTVGPGLVGALLVGLAAGKAVSLATGVPLIGVNHLEGHIYANFLEHGPPRFPYVSFVVSGGHTLLAWMPEEGRYEILGQTVDDAAGEAFDKIARFLGLGYPGGPEIDRVARKGNPDAIRFPRAMEGVGYDFSLSGLKTAVIRHVRRERAEGREPRVEDVAASFQEAVVDVQVQKTIAAAKERRVERVLLGGGVVANTRLRDRMLSAAAEAGLEVLVPPLEYCTDNAAMIACAGYYRLARGERTPLDVGADPGLALDQPIAVEPARSA, translated from the coding sequence TTGAAGGTCCTGGGGATCGAGACCTCCTGCGACGAGTCGGCCGCAGCGATCGTCGAGGACGGCAGCGGCGTGCTGGCCAACCTCGTCGCCAGCCAGGTCGACATGCACCGTCGGTTCGGCGGGGTGGTCCCCGAGCTGGCCTCGCGGGCGCACGTGGAGGTGCTCTCGCCGCTCATCGACGAGGCGCTGTCCCGAGCGGGGATGCGCTTCTCGCAGCTGGACGGCGTCGCGGTCACCGTCGGGCCCGGCCTGGTCGGGGCGCTGCTGGTGGGCCTGGCCGCCGGCAAGGCCGTCTCCCTGGCCACGGGCGTTCCGCTCATCGGGGTGAACCACCTGGAGGGGCACATCTACGCGAACTTCCTGGAGCACGGCCCGCCCCGGTTCCCTTACGTGTCCTTCGTGGTGTCGGGGGGCCACACGCTGCTGGCGTGGATGCCCGAGGAGGGGCGCTACGAGATCCTCGGCCAGACCGTCGACGACGCCGCCGGCGAGGCCTTCGACAAGATCGCCCGGTTCCTGGGGCTGGGCTATCCGGGCGGCCCGGAGATCGATCGGGTGGCGCGGAAGGGGAATCCCGACGCCATCCGCTTCCCGCGGGCCATGGAGGGCGTCGGCTACGACTTCTCGCTGTCGGGACTGAAGACCGCGGTGATCCGCCACGTCCGCCGCGAGCGCGCCGAGGGCCGCGAGCCCCGCGTGGAGGACGTCGCGGCGTCATTCCAGGAAGCGGTGGTCGACGTACAGGTCCAGAAGACCATCGCGGCGGCGAAGGAGCGGCGGGTCGAGCGGGTGCTGCTGGGTGGGGGGGTGGTCGCCAACACGCGCCTGCGGGACCGGATGCTGTCGGCGGCGGCCGAGGCGGGGCTGGAGGTGCTGGTCCCGCCGCTCGAGTACTGCACCGACAACGCGGCCATGATCGCGTGCGCCGGCTACTACCGGTTGGCCCGCGGCGAGCGGACGCCGCTGGACGTGGGGGCCGACCCGGGTCTGGCCCTCGACCAGCCCATCGCCGTCGAGCCCGCGCGGTCCGCATGA
- a CDS encoding NAD-dependent epimerase/dehydratase family protein, translated as MTSILVTGGAGFIGSHLSDRLLAEGHRVIAVDDLSTGRIANLTEARGYGKDFTFYNMDIRSEGLRTLFERHRPEVVMHLAAQPNVRVSVEDPALDTSVNVLGLLNVVESSCRTGVRKFVFASSGGTIYGEPRRLPVKETAVSGSRPLSPYGINKKVAEDYLRFYQRYRGLDFTALALANVYGPRQDPAGEAGVVAIFATKMLAGETPTIFGDGNQTRDFVFVDDVVHAFALAMERGSGKLVNVGTGLETSVNGLFRMLAQITGFGGQPLYGPLPQGELRRSALDIELAMEALGWHPWTHLEDGLGETVAFIRGL; from the coding sequence ATGACCTCGATCCTGGTGACGGGGGGCGCGGGCTTCATCGGCTCGCACCTGTCGGACCGCCTCCTGGCCGAGGGGCACCGCGTGATCGCGGTGGACGACCTGTCCACCGGCCGCATCGCGAACCTCACCGAGGCCCGGGGCTACGGCAAGGACTTCACCTTCTACAACATGGACATTCGCAGCGAGGGTCTCCGCACGCTGTTCGAACGGCACCGCCCCGAGGTGGTGATGCATCTGGCCGCGCAGCCGAACGTTCGGGTCTCGGTGGAGGATCCCGCCCTCGACACCTCCGTGAACGTGCTGGGGCTGCTGAACGTGGTGGAGTCCTCGTGCCGGACCGGGGTCCGCAAGTTCGTGTTCGCCTCGTCGGGAGGGACGATCTACGGCGAGCCGCGCCGGCTGCCGGTGAAGGAGACGGCGGTGTCAGGCTCCCGTCCGCTGTCGCCGTACGGCATCAACAAGAAGGTGGCCGAGGACTACCTCCGCTTCTACCAGCGGTACCGGGGGCTCGACTTCACGGCGCTGGCCCTGGCCAACGTGTACGGCCCGCGCCAAGACCCGGCCGGCGAGGCCGGCGTGGTCGCCATCTTCGCCACGAAGATGCTGGCGGGGGAGACGCCCACCATCTTCGGCGACGGCAACCAGACCCGGGACTTCGTGTTCGTGGACGACGTGGTGCACGCGTTCGCCCTGGCCATGGAACGAGGCTCCGGCAAACTGGTGAACGTGGGCACGGGCCTGGAGACCTCGGTGAACGGCCTGTTCCGGATGCTGGCTCAGATCACCGGCTTTGGGGGGCAGCCGCTGTACGGGCCGCTGCCACAGGGGGAGCTCCGCCGCAGCGCCCTCGACATCGAGCTGGCCATGGAGGCCCTGGGGTGGCACCCGTGGACGCACCTCGAGGACGGCCTCGGGGAGACCGTGGCGTTCATCCGCGGGCTGTAG
- a CDS encoding phenylacetate--CoA ligase, with translation MILQPDLETMDPAERLVHQAQRLAHLIRRLVNQASPYWDRKLAGVDPDGIRRVEDLGTLPFTTKSELRDTFPFGMLAVPLSETIRIHASSGTRGKPTVVAYTRADIEAFAEVNARAIACAGGTPEDVFHVAYGYGLFTGGLGLHYGGERLGATVVPASGGNPGLQVQLLADLGATGLACTPSFAMLLAERAAAEGLLDRIPLRYAVCGAEPWSEAFRQKLEAAWGGIDACDIYGLSEVMGPGVAMECREGKGALHVFDDHFLPEVVDPDTGDPAPAGTLGELVLTTLTKEALPVIRYRTGDMTAFVDEPCGCGRTHRRIARFSGRVDDMLVIRGVNVFPSEIEAVVLDDAALGGQYAIVVDRRPTLPELEVRVELASTARLSGRDDVAAALRGRLAERLRLRVTVVVGDPGSIPRQEMGKARRVFERTAEQDPFPDPPATARG, from the coding sequence GTGATCCTCCAGCCGGACCTCGAGACCATGGATCCCGCCGAGCGCTTGGTCCACCAAGCACAGCGCTTGGCGCATCTCATCAGGCGCTTGGTGAACCAAGCATCGCCGTACTGGGACCGGAAGCTGGCCGGCGTGGACCCGGACGGAATCCGGAGGGTGGAGGACCTCGGCACGCTTCCGTTCACCACCAAGAGCGAGCTGCGGGACACCTTCCCCTTCGGGATGCTGGCAGTGCCGCTGTCGGAGACCATCCGGATCCACGCCTCCTCCGGGACCCGCGGCAAACCCACCGTGGTCGCGTACACGCGCGCCGACATCGAGGCCTTCGCCGAGGTGAACGCGCGGGCCATCGCCTGCGCCGGGGGGACACCGGAGGATGTGTTTCACGTCGCCTACGGCTACGGGCTGTTCACCGGGGGGCTGGGGCTCCACTACGGCGGGGAGCGGCTGGGAGCCACCGTGGTCCCTGCGTCGGGCGGCAATCCAGGGTTGCAGGTGCAGCTGCTGGCGGACCTCGGCGCGACCGGCCTGGCCTGCACACCGTCGTTCGCGATGCTGCTTGCCGAGCGCGCCGCGGCGGAGGGGCTGCTGGACCGCATCCCGCTTCGCTACGCGGTGTGCGGTGCGGAGCCGTGGTCGGAGGCCTTCCGGCAGAAGCTCGAGGCGGCCTGGGGCGGGATCGACGCCTGCGACATCTACGGGCTCTCGGAGGTCATGGGGCCGGGGGTGGCCATGGAGTGCCGGGAGGGCAAGGGTGCGCTGCACGTCTTCGACGACCACTTCCTGCCGGAGGTGGTCGACCCGGACACCGGGGACCCCGCGCCGGCGGGCACGCTGGGCGAGCTCGTGCTGACGACGCTCACCAAGGAAGCGCTCCCGGTCATCCGGTACCGGACCGGCGACATGACCGCGTTCGTCGACGAGCCGTGCGGCTGCGGCCGGACCCACCGGCGGATCGCGCGGTTCTCCGGACGGGTCGACGACATGCTGGTCATCCGGGGCGTGAACGTGTTCCCCAGCGAGATCGAGGCGGTCGTCCTGGACGACGCGGCGCTGGGCGGCCAGTACGCGATCGTGGTGGACCGGCGCCCAACGCTTCCCGAGCTCGAGGTCCGCGTCGAGCTGGCGTCCACGGCGCGCCTGTCGGGCCGGGACGACGTCGCCGCCGCGCTGCGGGGCCGCCTGGCCGAGCGCCTCCGGCTCCGGGTGACCGTGGTGGTGGGGGACCCGGGATCGATCCCCCGCCAGGAGATGGGAAAGGCCCGGCGGGTGTTCGAGCGCACCGCCGAACAGGATCCGTTCCCCGACCCGCCGGCTACAGCCCGCGGATGA
- the groES gene encoding co-chaperone GroES: MAKFSLEPLEDRIVVKPGEEEETTVSGIVIPDTAKEKPQEGEVIAVGPGRFEDGQRVPLDVKVGDKVIYSKYGGTEVKVEGDEYLILSARDVLAVVRK, from the coding sequence ATGGCGAAGTTCAGCCTGGAGCCTCTGGAAGACCGCATCGTGGTCAAGCCGGGGGAAGAGGAAGAGACCACGGTATCCGGCATCGTCATCCCGGACACCGCCAAGGAGAAGCCCCAGGAGGGCGAGGTCATCGCCGTGGGGCCGGGCCGGTTCGAGGACGGCCAGCGTGTTCCCCTGGACGTGAAGGTGGGGGACAAGGTCATCTACTCGAAGTACGGCGGCACCGAGGTCAAGGTGGAGGGCGACGAGTACCTCATCCTCTCCGCCCGCGACGTCCTCGCCGTCGTCAGGAAGTAA
- the groL gene encoding chaperonin GroEL (60 kDa chaperone family; promotes refolding of misfolded polypeptides especially under stressful conditions; forms two stacked rings of heptamers to form a barrel-shaped 14mer; ends can be capped by GroES; misfolded proteins enter the barrel where they are refolded when GroES binds) encodes MAAKVVKFDEEARRALEAGVNKLADAVSVTLGPKGRNVVLDKKWGAPTITNDGVTIAKEIELEDPYENMGAQLAKEVATKTNDVAGDGTTTATVLARAMVHRGMRNVAAGANPMALKRGIEKGVAAAVEAIMAQAKDIDSKDEIAHVASISAASTEIGETIAEALDKVGKDGVVTVEESNTFGIELEFVEGMQFDKGYISPYFVTDQERMEAVMEDPYILIVNKKISAVQEILPVLEKVLQAGKPLMIIAEDVEGEALATLVVNKIRGTFAAVAVKAPGFGDRRKAMLQDVAILTGGQVVSEEVGLKLENATLDLLGRARRVVVAKDTTTIVEGQGDEDEIKGRINQIKAEIDKTDSDWDKEKLQERLAKLAGGVALIKVGAATEVELKEKKHRIEDAVSATKAAVEEGIVSGGGVALIRAEAALDKLDLNGDEATGARIVRESLADPARLIADNAGYEGAVVVERIRSEGDTRGFDAAKGEYVDMFKVGIIDPAKVTRSALQNAASIAALVLTTESAVVEKPEEEEPGAAGGGHGHMH; translated from the coding sequence ATGGCAGCGAAGGTAGTGAAGTTCGACGAGGAGGCCCGCCGGGCCCTCGAAGCGGGAGTGAACAAGCTGGCGGACGCCGTCTCCGTCACCCTCGGCCCGAAGGGGCGAAACGTCGTCCTGGACAAGAAGTGGGGCGCCCCCACCATCACCAACGACGGCGTGACCATCGCCAAGGAGATCGAGCTGGAGGACCCCTACGAGAACATGGGGGCCCAGCTGGCCAAGGAAGTCGCCACCAAGACCAACGACGTGGCCGGCGACGGGACCACCACCGCGACGGTCCTGGCCCGGGCCATGGTCCACCGGGGCATGCGCAACGTCGCCGCGGGGGCGAACCCCATGGCCCTGAAGCGCGGCATCGAGAAAGGCGTGGCCGCCGCGGTCGAGGCCATCATGGCCCAGGCCAAGGACATCGACTCGAAGGACGAGATCGCGCACGTGGCGTCGATCTCGGCCGCTTCCACCGAGATCGGTGAGACCATCGCCGAGGCCCTGGACAAGGTGGGCAAGGACGGCGTGGTCACCGTCGAGGAGTCCAACACCTTCGGCATCGAGCTCGAGTTCGTCGAGGGCATGCAGTTCGACAAGGGGTACATCTCGCCGTACTTCGTGACGGATCAGGAGCGCATGGAGGCGGTCATGGAGGACCCCTACATCCTGATCGTCAACAAGAAGATCTCCGCCGTGCAGGAGATCCTGCCGGTGCTGGAGAAGGTCCTCCAGGCCGGGAAGCCGCTCATGATCATCGCCGAGGACGTGGAGGGCGAGGCCCTGGCCACGCTCGTGGTCAACAAGATCCGGGGAACGTTCGCCGCCGTCGCGGTGAAGGCCCCCGGCTTCGGCGACCGCCGCAAGGCGATGCTCCAGGACGTGGCCATCCTCACGGGCGGCCAGGTCGTGTCGGAGGAGGTCGGCCTGAAGCTCGAGAACGCCACCCTCGACCTGCTGGGCCGGGCCCGGCGCGTGGTCGTGGCCAAGGACACCACCACCATCGTGGAGGGCCAGGGCGACGAGGACGAGATCAAGGGCCGGATCAACCAGATCAAGGCCGAGATCGACAAGACCGACTCGGACTGGGACAAGGAGAAGCTCCAGGAGCGCCTGGCCAAGCTGGCCGGCGGTGTGGCGCTGATCAAGGTCGGCGCGGCCACCGAGGTCGAGCTCAAGGAGAAGAAGCACCGCATCGAGGACGCGGTTTCGGCGACCAAGGCCGCCGTCGAGGAGGGCATCGTGTCCGGGGGCGGCGTCGCGCTGATCCGCGCCGAGGCTGCCCTGGACAAGCTCGACCTGAACGGCGACGAGGCCACGGGCGCCCGCATCGTGCGGGAGTCCCTGGCCGACCCGGCACGATTGATCGCCGACAACGCTGGGTACGAGGGCGCGGTCGTGGTGGAGCGGATCCGCTCCGAGGGCGACACCCGCGGGTTCGACGCGGCCAAGGGCGAGTACGTCGACATGTTCAAGGTCGGCATCATCGACCCGGCCAAGGTCACCCGGTCCGCGCTCCAGAACGCGGCCTCGATCGCGGCGCTCGTTCTCACCACCGAGAGCGCCGTCGTCGAGAAGCCCGAGGAGGAGGAGCCGGGGGCCGCCGGGGGCGGCCACGGGCACATGCACTAG